A region of Gracilinanus agilis isolate LMUSP501 chromosome 3, AgileGrace, whole genome shotgun sequence DNA encodes the following proteins:
- the LOC123239213 gene encoding chromatin accessibility complex protein 1-like, which translates to MVGRFGSKEKCSDQRLVSLPLSHIQVIMKSSLEVSSINQEALVLMDKAVEFLVQYLAIYSYKHASGKKKKALIYSDLSNTAEEWETFQFLADILPKKILGSKYLKMLKEEKGEGEVDEEEEEEEDE; encoded by the coding sequence ATGGTGGGCAGATTTGGTAGCAAAGAGAAATGTAGTGACCAGAGGTTGGTCTCACTGCCCTTGTCTCACATCCAGGTGATCATGAAAAGCTCCCTGGAGGTGTCCAGTATCAATCAAGAAGCTCTGGTGCTCATGGACAAGGCCGTGGAATTCTTGGTTCAGTATCTAGCCATCTATTCCTACAAACATGCCagtggaaagaagaagaaagcacTTATTTACAGTGATTTATCAAATACTGCAGAAGAATGGGAGACCTTTCAATTTCTTGCAGATATATTACCAAAGAAGATTTTAGGCAGCAAATACCTGAAAATGCttaaggaagagaagggggaaggggaagtagatgaggaagaggaagaagaggaggatgaaTAA